A stretch of the Macaca mulatta isolate MMU2019108-1 chromosome 14, T2T-MMU8v2.0, whole genome shotgun sequence genome encodes the following:
- the OR51D1 gene encoding olfactory receptor 51D1: protein MQKPQLLVPVTATSNGTLVHPAYFLLVGIPGLGPTIHFWLAFPLCFMYALATLGNLTIVLIIRVERRLREPMYLFLTMLSTVDLVLSSITMPKMASLFLMGIQEIEFNICLAQMFLIHALSAMESAVLLAMPFDRFVAICHPLHHASVLTGYTVAKIGLAALTRGFVFFFPLPFILKRLPYCRTHTVTHSFCLHQDIMKLSCTDTRVNVVYGLFIILSVMGVDSLFIGFSYILILRAVLELSPRRAALKAFNTCISHLCAVLVFYVPLIGLSVVHRLGSPTSLLHVVMANTYLLLPPVVNPLVYGAKTKEIRSRVLRMFSQGGK, encoded by the coding sequence ATGCAGAAGCCCCAGCTCTTGGTCCCTGTCACAGCCACTTCAAATGGAACTCTGGTCCACCCTGCATACTTCCTTCTGGTGGGTATTCCTGGCCTGGGGCCTACCATACACTTTTGGCTGGCTTTCCCACTGTGTTTTATGTATGCCTTGGCCACCTTGGGTAACCTGACCATTGTTCTCATCATTCGCGTGGAGAGGCGCCTGCGTGAGCCCATGTACCTCTTCCTGACCATGCTTTCCACCGTTGACCTAGTCCTCTCCTCTATCACCATGCCCAAGATGGCCAGCCTTTTCCTGATGGGCATCCAGGAGATCGAGTTCAACATTTGCCTGGCCCAGATGTTCCTTATCCATGCTCTGTCAGCCATGGAGTCAGCTGTCCTGCTGGCCATGCCTTTTGACCGCTTTGTGGCCATTTGCCACCCATTGCACCATGCTTCTGTGCTGACGGGTTATACTGTGGCCAAGATTGGACTAGCGGCCCTGACCAGAGGGTTTGTATTCTTCTTCCCTCTGCCCTTCATCCTGAAGCGGTTGCCCTACTGCCGAACACATACTGTCACACACTCCTTCTGTCTGCACCAAGATATTATGAAGCTGTCCTGTACTGACACCAGGGTCAATGTAGTTTATGGACTCTTCATCATCCTTTCAGTCATGGGTGTGGACTCCCTCTTCATTGGCTTCTCATACATCCTCATCCTGCGGGCTGTTTTGGAGCTGTCCCCTCGGAGGGCGGCACTCAAGGCTTTCAACACCTGCATCTCCCACCTCTGTGCTGTTCTGGTCTTCTATGTACCCCTGATTGGACTCTCAGTGGTGCATAGGCTGGGTAGTCCCACCTCCCTGCTCCATGTAGTTATGGCTAATACCTACTTGCTGCTACCACCCGTAGTCAACCCCCTTGTCTATGGAGCCAAGACCAAAGAGATCCGTTCAAGGGTCCTCCGTATGTTCTCACAAGGTGGCAAGTGA